The following are encoded together in the Candidatus Methylomirabilis oxygeniifera genome:
- a CDS encoding conserved protein of unknown function (Evidence 4 : Homologs of previously reported genes of unknown function) gives MRTYEKTHPWLTFSVDFSRAPSGLWIMLGECQSKCEHIAGVPLRPDTANKLYQLYLAKGVLATTAIEGNTLSEEEVLRHLQGRLKLPPSREYLAQEIDNIVTGCNLILSDIKARRTPTLTSDIVKKLNQIVLDKLRLDEEVMPGEIRGHAVGVGRYHAPPAQDCEYLLDRLCEWLNSKAFNPRPETVIVYAILKAVLAHLYLAWIHPFGDGNGRTARLVEFQILIASGVPAPAAHLLSNHYNQTRTEYYRQLDHASRSGGDVLPFILYATQGLLDGLRSQLQDIRAQQLDVAWRNYVHETFSDKKSPSDARRRHLVLDLSQGTRPLPLSELSQVSPRIAAAYARKTAKTLSRDVKALIQMGLLAQEPDGFRARKDLILAFLPPKAETMNN, from the coding sequence ATGAGGACATATGAGAAGACACATCCTTGGTTAACATTCTCAGTTGACTTCAGCCGCGCGCCAAGCGGTCTGTGGATCATGCTGGGAGAGTGCCAATCAAAGTGCGAGCATATTGCCGGCGTTCCTTTGCGTCCGGATACAGCAAATAAATTATATCAATTGTATTTGGCCAAGGGCGTTCTTGCGACCACGGCTATTGAAGGAAACACACTCTCTGAGGAGGAGGTTCTGCGGCATCTGCAAGGCAGGCTCAAGCTTCCACCTTCGCGCGAGTACCTTGCACAGGAGATAGATAACATTGTCACCGGCTGCAACCTTATCCTGTCAGATATTAAAGCAAGGAGAACTCCTACCCTTACGTCTGATATAGTCAAAAAGTTGAATCAGATCGTCTTGGACAAACTCAGGTTAGATGAAGAGGTGATGCCTGGCGAGATCCGAGGGCATGCGGTCGGCGTTGGGCGCTATCACGCCCCTCCGGCCCAGGACTGCGAATATCTACTGGATCGCCTCTGTGAGTGGCTCAATAGTAAGGCCTTCAATCCACGACCGGAGACGGTGATCGTCTATGCGATTCTCAAGGCTGTGCTGGCACACCTCTATCTGGCATGGATTCACCCATTCGGAGATGGAAATGGCCGAACCGCCCGGTTGGTTGAGTTTCAGATCTTGATCGCATCCGGCGTGCCGGCCCCCGCTGCCCATCTTCTGAGTAATCACTACAATCAGACTCGGACCGAGTATTACCGTCAACTCGATCACGCGAGCCGCTCCGGAGGCGACGTATTGCCATTTATACTCTACGCAACACAAGGCCTGTTAGATGGGCTTCGGTCTCAGCTACAAGATATCAGGGCTCAGCAGTTGGATGTGGCGTGGCGCAATTACGTCCATGAGACGTTCAGCGACAAGAAGAGCCCCAGCGACGCACGACGCCGGCACCTGGTTCTGGACCTTTCACAGGGTACCAGGCCGCTTCCTTTGTCGGAGCTTTCTCAGGTCAGCCCGCGTATCGCGGCCGCGTATGCTCGCAAGACAGCTAAGACGCTGTCCCGCGATGTGAAGGCCTTGATCCAGATGGGACTCCTTGCCCAAGAGCCAGACGGCTTTCGCGCGCGTAAGGACCTCATTTTGGCATTCCTGCCACCAAAAGCTGAGACCATGAATAACTAA
- a CDS encoding Putative ABC transporter (ATP-binding protein) (Evidence 3 : Function proposed based on presence of conserved amino acid motif, structural feature or limited homology; Product type pt : putative transporter) — translation MSAPAIEFRQVYKSFNHLPILAGMDFTIEPGETVTIIGGSGIGKSVTLKLIVGLLKPEAGQVLIEGEDIVPLAEDQLIRIRKKIGMVFQSSALFDSLSVAENIAYPLREHTAMSEREIRERIAETLHLVGLEGAEDKEPADLSGGMRKRVALARAIALTPRIILYDEPTTGLDPTNTEKINELIVDMDRKLEVTSVVVTHDMRSAFKISNRIGLLDKGKIVIVGTPEEIQHADLPLVRQFVNGTMA, via the coding sequence ATGAGCGCTCCGGCCATTGAGTTCCGCCAGGTCTACAAGTCGTTCAACCACTTACCGATCCTGGCCGGGATGGATTTTACGATCGAGCCGGGCGAGACGGTCACCATCATCGGCGGAAGTGGGATCGGGAAAAGCGTCACCTTAAAACTGATCGTCGGCCTGCTCAAGCCGGAGGCAGGCCAGGTTCTCATTGAGGGGGAGGACATTGTACCGCTGGCGGAGGACCAGCTCATCAGAATTCGAAAGAAGATCGGGATGGTCTTTCAGAGCTCGGCGCTCTTCGATTCCCTCTCGGTGGCGGAGAATATCGCGTACCCTCTGCGGGAACATACAGCTATGTCGGAGCGGGAGATCCGGGAGCGGATTGCAGAGACGCTCCATCTTGTAGGACTCGAGGGCGCCGAGGACAAGGAGCCGGCCGACCTGTCGGGCGGGATGAGAAAGCGGGTCGCCTTAGCCAGAGCGATCGCACTCACGCCAAGGATCATATTATACGACGAGCCGACGACCGGCCTGGATCCTACCAACACTGAGAAGATCAATGAGTTGATCGTCGACATGGACAGAAAGCTCGAGGTGACGTCGGTGGTGGTCACTCACGACATGCGGAGCGCATTCAAGATTTCCAATCGGATCGGCCTGCTGGACAAGGGCAAGATTGTCATCGTCGGAACGCCTGAGGAGATCCAACACGCCGATCTACCGCTGGTCCGGCAGTTTGTCAACGGGACAATGGCGTGA
- the yrbE gene encoding toluene transporter subunit: membrane component of ABC superfamily (Evidence 2b : Function of strongly homologous gene; PubMedId : 9658016; Product type t : transporter) — protein MLELLGGLSQLTYDTVCCACTPPFNPRELIRQVDHIGVKSISIAGVAAAFTGLVLALQTAYGLSRFGAKAYVGIIVSLSMVRELGPVLTALLVGGRVGSGITAELGSMKVTEQIDAMRAMGANPVKKLVVPRVLSTMLVLPLLTVMADILGILGGMVISKYEFQVDYHFYYNTVTRNLTLADIVSGLGKTVVFGFIIAIVGCYKGLATVGGTEGLGKATTATVVTSAIAVIISDFFLTKFFWWLEGW, from the coding sequence TTGCTCGAATTGTTGGGCGGGCTCTCGCAGCTTACGTATGATACTGTCTGCTGCGCCTGCACGCCTCCGTTCAACCCCCGTGAGCTCATCCGGCAAGTCGATCATATCGGGGTGAAGTCTATCTCGATCGCCGGCGTGGCTGCGGCTTTCACCGGCCTCGTCCTGGCATTGCAAACCGCATACGGTCTGAGCCGATTCGGAGCGAAGGCGTATGTGGGGATTATCGTCTCACTCTCGATGGTCCGCGAATTGGGACCGGTTCTCACAGCCCTGCTGGTGGGGGGGCGGGTCGGCTCAGGGATCACCGCCGAGCTGGGATCGATGAAGGTCACGGAGCAGATCGATGCGATGCGGGCTATGGGGGCAAACCCGGTCAAAAAGCTGGTGGTACCCAGAGTGCTGAGCACAATGCTGGTCCTGCCGCTACTGACGGTCATGGCGGACATCCTGGGCATTCTGGGCGGCATGGTCATCTCCAAGTACGAGTTTCAGGTTGATTATCACTTCTACTACAATACGGTAACTCGCAACCTGACGCTGGCTGATATTGTGAGCGGTCTGGGCAAGACAGTCGTCTTCGGCTTCATTATCGCCATCGTCGGCTGCTACAAGGGGCTTGCTACAGTGGGCGGCACAGAAGGCCTGGGCAAAGCCACAACCGCAACGGTTGTCACCTCGGCCATCGCTGTCATTATCTCGGATTTCTTTCTGACAAAGTTCTTCTGGTGGCTGGAGGGCTGGTGA
- a CDS encoding Conserved protein of unknown function; pmoD (singleton) (Evidence 4 : Homologs of previously reported genes of unknown function), translating to MKYLISLCCAIFLFIAWTSQAGAHGGEGMGGMDKMDACVQKKGHYTVHFSAYQQQYGESAIGMLQEVGSEKLKREFQSYCEGLPKTGKMAITFDLLNEEMRDLPISVQIVSADEDRSKGHEDGDSAHSHAIVSLPPTVYRDGSIRLTADIPTAGHYKAIMKLEEVGPGIAHKPHTAADPGELDLVRHSHGGGSDPTDVEMHAVDPTFTMPFTVGLTQAAGSSFVSTVGLQVIGIVFGLSVLVGGLIFFRNGKQKKEA from the coding sequence ATGAAATACCTAATATCATTATGCTGCGCAATATTTCTATTTATCGCCTGGACGTCCCAGGCCGGCGCCCACGGCGGTGAGGGGATGGGCGGCATGGACAAGATGGACGCGTGCGTCCAAAAGAAGGGGCACTACACGGTTCACTTCTCGGCCTACCAGCAACAATACGGCGAATCAGCGATCGGCATGCTGCAGGAAGTAGGATCCGAAAAGCTCAAGCGGGAATTCCAGTCGTATTGTGAAGGACTACCGAAAACGGGCAAGATGGCGATAACCTTTGACCTGCTCAATGAGGAGATGCGAGATCTGCCCATTTCCGTTCAGATTGTGTCGGCCGACGAAGACCGTAGCAAAGGTCATGAAGACGGCGATAGCGCGCATTCCCATGCTATCGTCTCTCTGCCGCCGACAGTGTACCGTGATGGGTCGATTAGACTCACGGCCGATATTCCCACAGCCGGTCATTATAAGGCCATTATGAAGTTGGAAGAGGTCGGGCCAGGGATTGCCCATAAGCCCCATACTGCCGCCGACCCGGGAGAGTTGGACTTGGTCAGGCACAGCCACGGCGGCGGTAGCGACCCGACAGATGTGGAGATGCATGCCGTTGATCCGACGTTTACTATGCCCTTTACGGTCGGCCTAACGCAGGCAGCGGGATCTTCGTTCGTGTCCACCGTGGGGCTCCAGGTAATCGGTATAGTGTTCGGCCTGTCGGTCCTTGTCGGTGGCCTCATCTTCTTCAGGAACGGTAAGCAGAAAAAAGAGGCCTAA
- a CDS encoding exported protein of unknown function (Evidence 5 : No homology to any previously reported sequences), which produces MNQLSLIGFLILAMIVAIFSIQNSGEAVVTFIGWQFQSSLVVVILISTALGAIMAIFLSLPGTFRLRMRMREQAQRIAELEQQLQQRETKRTKDLSDTQ; this is translated from the coding sequence ATGAATCAGTTGTCCCTGATAGGCTTCCTGATACTCGCAATGATCGTCGCTATCTTTTCCATTCAGAACTCCGGTGAGGCGGTTGTTACATTTATCGGGTGGCAGTTTCAGAGTTCGCTGGTGGTCGTGATCCTGATTTCAACTGCCCTCGGGGCGATCATGGCCATCTTCTTGAGTCTCCCCGGTACATTCCGGCTGCGCATGCGAATGCGGGAACAGGCACAGCGAATTGCTGAGCTCGAGCAGCAACTCCAACAACGCGAAACAAAACGCACGAAGGATCTGTCCGACACCCAATGA
- a CDS encoding protein of unknown function (Evidence 5 : No homology to any previously reported sequences), producing MNGCSTAALISEPNVRGRRENRPRVFPPTTNAPALSVSGMVLLRHVSKKACMGMGPACVATAAHAGPFWPVIPCLIRNPVGLSRYRLSPV from the coding sequence GTGAATGGGTGCTCGACGGCGGCCCTGATTTCAGAACCGAATGTGCGGGGCCGTCGCGAGAATCGCCCGCGGGTCTTTCCACCCACCACGAATGCTCCCGCCCTCTCTGTCTCCGGTATGGTCTTACTCAGACACGTGAGCAAGAAGGCATGTATGGGGATGGGCCCCGCATGCGTTGCCACGGCGGCCCATGCCGGTCCATTCTGGCCCGTCATTCCGTGCTTGATACGGAATCCAGTCGGGCTCTCTAGATACCGGCTTTCGCCGGTATGA
- a CDS encoding CBS domain protein, with protein sequence MEGLDSGTLLLETIFIFMLILLNGFFAGSEMAIVSLRRSRVQELVEAGDSRASTVQRLKDDPDRFFTTIQIGINLVSTLASALGGALAVRVIRPLLDRLPGGGLGAGGELVALGIVVMVITYLTIVFGELVPKSLGLRYAERVALAIAGLHEALGRWFSLFGRPLTASSRLILSLFRAAPHGTTGFVSEEEIKLMVQEGKEQGIFDQTEQELIHSVFEFTETSVKEVMIPRPQIEAIELDTPLAEVLKFVVETGYSRYPIYHKSLDDICGILHYKDLLRLQLEDREISLKTITHPAYFVPETMQVSQLLKELQRRRLSMAIVVDEHGGVDGLVAMEDLLEEIVGEIHDEYEATEKPVEHLRDGSLIIDASLNIKDLHDEYGLPFPESPTYETLAGFMLTQLQRIPKGGDIITYQGKKLTIVDMEGRRIARIKVEDVPATH encoded by the coding sequence ATGGAAGGCTTAGACAGCGGAACGCTCTTGCTGGAGACAATCTTCATCTTCATGCTCATTCTGCTCAACGGCTTCTTCGCCGGCTCGGAGATGGCCATTGTGTCGCTCCGCCGAAGCCGGGTGCAGGAACTTGTGGAAGCCGGAGATAGCCGGGCATCGACGGTTCAGCGGCTCAAGGATGACCCCGACCGATTTTTTACCACCATCCAGATCGGGATCAATCTCGTCAGCACGCTGGCCTCCGCGCTCGGCGGGGCGCTGGCAGTGAGAGTGATCCGCCCGTTGCTGGATCGCCTTCCCGGCGGCGGACTGGGAGCGGGGGGCGAGCTGGTTGCCCTTGGGATAGTGGTCATGGTTATCACCTATCTCACGATCGTCTTTGGAGAGCTGGTTCCCAAATCGCTTGGCCTCCGCTATGCGGAACGGGTTGCCCTCGCGATCGCCGGACTTCACGAGGCCCTTGGCCGGTGGTTCTCGTTGTTCGGTCGTCCGTTGACTGCGTCAAGCCGCCTGATCCTTTCGCTCTTCCGCGCCGCTCCTCATGGAACGACAGGGTTTGTCAGCGAGGAGGAGATCAAGTTGATGGTCCAGGAAGGGAAGGAGCAGGGAATTTTCGACCAGACCGAGCAGGAGCTGATTCATAGCGTCTTCGAATTCACGGAGACCTCGGTCAAGGAGGTCATGATTCCTCGCCCCCAGATTGAGGCGATTGAGCTGGACACCCCGCTGGCAGAGGTACTCAAGTTCGTGGTGGAGACGGGTTACTCCCGATACCCCATCTACCACAAGAGTCTGGACGACATCTGCGGCATCCTGCACTACAAGGACCTGCTGCGGCTACAACTGGAGGACCGCGAGATCTCCCTCAAGACCATCACGCACCCCGCCTACTTCGTCCCGGAAACAATGCAGGTCAGCCAACTCCTGAAGGAGCTCCAACGGCGGCGGCTTTCGATGGCGATCGTGGTGGATGAACATGGGGGCGTGGACGGGCTGGTCGCCATGGAGGATCTCCTCGAAGAAATCGTCGGAGAGATCCACGATGAGTACGAGGCTACAGAGAAACCCGTCGAACATCTGCGAGACGGCTCGCTCATCATCGACGCCTCGCTGAACATCAAGGACCTGCACGATGAGTACGGGTTGCCCTTTCCTGAATCGCCGACTTACGAGACCCTGGCGGGCTTTATGCTGACCCAGCTTCAGCGTATACCGAAGGGTGGCGACATCATCACCTATCAGGGCAAGAAACTGACGATCGTTGATATGGAAGGCCGCCGTATCGCCCGAATCAAGGTTGAAGACGTGCCGGCCACGCATTGA
- a CDS encoding Glycoside hydrolase, family 57, protein MSTPSPVSVIVHGHFYQPPRENPWTDEVEQQSSAAPAHDWNQRITAECYTPNGWARLLDHEGRIVRLINNYAGISFDIGPTLFRWLERNAPETVRRMIEGDRDSMIRCGGHGNAMAHPYVHAILPLAHPTDRVTLIRWGVAEFESRFDRKPEGMWLPETGVDLATLSLLSAHGIRYAVLAPWQATRVRPLEGERWHELGSDWIDPSRPYRCRLPHGGTIDLFFYDAGLSRAIAFDGLLQGPDRLAGRLADVVRSSPSRLHILCTDGESYGHHTRFGERALAVLLAKETASKEFAITNFGAYLASAPPTHEVVIRDESAWSCAHGLGRWKEDCGCSTGGQPGWRQSWRAPFREAIDGLRNDLHRLFAEQAGRLFTDVSAARNDYIAVLLDRSNPAVEAFFGKHARRSLSTQDKAAALQLLEMQRHTLLMQSSDGWFFSDISDIEAVQNLKHAARALDLASAFVTANLETRFLARLQAVKSNLPSERDGRRIWEVRVRTTRVDLARPAVLYAMRSLAANLPEPYRVYSFDLHRLSLERFPFINGTMLVGGVEVCSSLTLERKAFGFVLKWLDADGIAGYLFPWKGEEDLRRRREACEGQGESLSLPDDTQTVPISFKMLSQEERQEVLIAFYAGWDVLRKRYDELAARTQGLLRAFLDGGVAPPEALKAPTAFIVSRTLEESMRQWLLEGGTDLYRCLLLLADDAKRLDLPQPAHLQDLLTRAFGMRLTRLRECPDSDRLREVQDVVDLADRLGYTMDQPESVVLMYDLLTHDLPPLIEQTLQTESREQCDLILAVLRLGEQFGFATGRLRQRLRPFEERLAADPGLWP, encoded by the coding sequence ATGAGTACGCCCTCTCCGGTATCGGTGATCGTCCACGGCCACTTCTACCAGCCACCGCGCGAGAATCCCTGGACCGATGAGGTGGAGCAGCAGTCCTCCGCCGCCCCCGCCCACGACTGGAATCAGCGGATTACGGCGGAGTGCTATACCCCGAATGGATGGGCCAGGCTCCTGGACCACGAGGGCCGGATCGTCAGGCTGATCAACAACTATGCGGGCATCAGCTTTGATATCGGACCGACACTCTTCCGCTGGCTCGAACGCAACGCCCCCGAGACTGTTCGCCGCATGATCGAGGGCGATCGCGACAGCATGATCCGATGCGGCGGCCACGGCAATGCTATGGCCCACCCGTACGTCCACGCCATCCTGCCGCTCGCCCACCCAACAGACCGCGTCACGCTGATCAGGTGGGGAGTCGCCGAGTTTGAGTCTCGCTTCGACCGCAAGCCGGAGGGGATGTGGCTTCCGGAGACCGGGGTGGACTTGGCTACCCTTTCGCTGCTCAGTGCGCACGGGATCCGTTATGCTGTCCTGGCGCCGTGGCAGGCTACACGGGTGCGCCCGTTAGAAGGAGAGCGGTGGCATGAACTGGGCTCGGATTGGATTGATCCGTCGCGCCCATACAGGTGTCGCCTGCCGCATGGGGGCACGATCGACCTGTTTTTCTATGATGCAGGCCTGTCCCGCGCTATCGCCTTTGATGGCCTGTTACAGGGACCCGATCGCCTCGCCGGCCGACTTGCCGATGTCGTCCGCAGCTCGCCATCACGCCTGCATATCCTCTGCACCGACGGTGAGTCGTACGGTCATCATACCAGGTTCGGAGAGCGCGCGCTGGCCGTGTTGCTGGCGAAAGAGACCGCGTCGAAGGAGTTCGCGATCACTAACTTCGGGGCCTACCTCGCGAGCGCGCCCCCCACACATGAGGTTGTGATTCGAGATGAAAGCGCCTGGAGCTGCGCCCACGGCTTGGGGCGGTGGAAGGAAGACTGCGGATGCAGCACCGGCGGCCAGCCGGGTTGGCGCCAGAGCTGGCGGGCGCCCTTCCGAGAGGCCATTGACGGTCTTCGCAACGATCTGCACCGCCTCTTTGCAGAACAGGCGGGTCGATTGTTTACCGATGTCTCGGCCGCGAGGAACGATTACATCGCCGTACTCCTTGATCGGAGCAACCCCGCCGTTGAGGCATTCTTCGGTAAGCACGCTCGCCGATCGCTCTCGACGCAGGATAAAGCGGCGGCACTACAACTACTGGAGATGCAGCGACACACCCTTCTGATGCAGTCCAGCGACGGCTGGTTCTTCAGCGATATCTCCGACATCGAGGCTGTGCAGAATCTTAAACATGCGGCGCGGGCTCTTGATCTCGCTTCTGCCTTCGTAACGGCGAATCTGGAAACGCGATTTCTGGCCAGACTTCAGGCGGTAAAGAGCAATCTTCCCTCTGAACGCGACGGCCGGCGTATCTGGGAAGTCAGGGTTCGCACGACACGGGTCGACCTCGCTCGTCCCGCAGTCCTATACGCCATGCGGTCGCTGGCGGCGAACCTGCCCGAGCCCTATCGCGTGTACAGCTTTGACCTCCATCGGTTGAGCCTTGAGCGCTTCCCGTTCATCAATGGGACGATGCTCGTCGGCGGCGTCGAGGTCTGCTCATCCCTCACCCTCGAGCGCAAGGCGTTCGGATTTGTCCTCAAATGGTTGGATGCCGACGGCATAGCCGGCTATCTGTTTCCGTGGAAGGGCGAGGAGGATCTCCGGCGACGGCGAGAGGCATGTGAGGGTCAGGGCGAAAGCCTGTCACTGCCGGACGACACCCAGACCGTACCGATTTCATTCAAGATGCTTTCCCAGGAAGAGCGGCAGGAGGTCTTAATAGCGTTCTACGCGGGGTGGGACGTACTCCGCAAACGCTACGATGAGCTGGCAGCGCGAACTCAGGGATTGCTCCGCGCGTTCTTGGACGGGGGGGTCGCTCCCCCGGAGGCGCTGAAAGCCCCGACTGCGTTTATCGTAAGCCGCACTCTGGAGGAATCCATGCGGCAGTGGCTGTTGGAAGGCGGGACAGACCTATACCGCTGTCTACTGCTGCTGGCTGATGACGCGAAGCGACTCGATCTTCCACAACCGGCGCACTTGCAGGATCTCCTGACCAGGGCATTCGGGATGCGGTTGACGCGGCTACGCGAATGTCCTGACTCAGATCGACTCCGGGAGGTACAGGATGTTGTCGACCTCGCTGACCGGCTTGGCTACACCATGGACCAACCGGAATCTGTCGTCCTGATGTATGACCTCCTCACGCACGATCTGCCGCCGCTGATTGAGCAGACACTGCAGACCGAGTCCAGGGAGCAGTGCGACCTGATCTTGGCTGTTCTTCGCCTTGGCGAACAATTCGGATTTGCAACCGGGAGACTTCGGCAGCGCCTTCGTCCATTCGAAGAGCGACTGGCGGCCGATCCCGGTCTCTGGCCGTAA
- a CDS encoding Guanine deaminase: MQHVRLFRGHILNPAAEDRYTLHADGGMVTDEGGIILEVGDYPAVTDRYPSATLIDCSDRLILPGFIDTHTHLPQYRAVALYGQELLEWLNRDILPAEREFTPEAADTLCPLFFRTLLSYGVTTAAVYCSVQKESTHVAFEWAEKTGIRAIIGKVMMDRNAPDFLLENTVESLHASEEVCRKWHGAANGRLLYAFTPRFAPTCSRALMRGVGELASQYGAYIQTHLAENPAELQWVRELFPEARSYTDVYFRAGLLGPKTVLAHAIHVSSDERCLLTETGTCVSHCPTSNLFLRSGLMPLRELLDMGLHIGLGSDVGGGPTLSPFEIMRSAIYVHTARRFLPDFGGGDISPTTALYMATLGGAKALGLDDKIGSLACGKEADFIVVNPQRLSPLSTEKAMDISPDTLISRMIFRGDDRIVEQTYVRGVLCHDRSSHGNNER, encoded by the coding sequence ATGCAGCACGTGAGACTATTCCGCGGGCATATCTTGAATCCGGCGGCAGAAGATCGGTATACGCTTCATGCGGACGGAGGAATGGTCACAGATGAAGGCGGCATCATTCTCGAAGTCGGGGACTATCCTGCGGTAACAGATCGGTATCCGAGCGCCACCCTGATTGACTGCTCCGATCGCCTGATTCTACCTGGCTTTATCGACACCCACACCCACCTTCCGCAATACAGGGCAGTGGCGTTGTACGGCCAAGAACTGCTCGAGTGGCTCAATCGAGACATCTTGCCGGCAGAAAGGGAGTTCACTCCTGAGGCCGCCGATACCCTGTGCCCCCTTTTCTTCCGCACGCTCCTCTCTTATGGTGTGACGACCGCTGCCGTCTATTGCTCGGTCCAGAAGGAGAGTACCCACGTCGCCTTTGAATGGGCAGAAAAAACAGGGATCAGGGCGATCATCGGGAAGGTCATGATGGACCGGAACGCTCCGGATTTTCTTCTGGAAAACACGGTAGAATCGCTTCACGCGAGCGAGGAGGTATGCCGAAAGTGGCACGGCGCAGCCAATGGGAGGTTGCTCTATGCCTTTACGCCGAGGTTTGCTCCGACATGCAGCAGGGCACTGATGAGGGGTGTGGGTGAGCTGGCCAGCCAGTACGGTGCGTACATTCAGACCCATCTAGCCGAAAATCCGGCTGAGCTACAATGGGTCAGAGAACTGTTCCCGGAGGCCAGAAGCTACACTGATGTCTATTTCAGAGCCGGCCTCTTGGGCCCTAAGACTGTGCTGGCCCACGCCATCCATGTCAGCTCCGATGAGCGGTGCCTGCTAACAGAAACGGGAACCTGCGTGTCTCACTGCCCCACCTCCAACCTCTTCCTCAGGAGCGGACTCATGCCGTTGCGCGAACTGCTGGACATGGGGCTACATATCGGTTTAGGGTCGGACGTGGGCGGTGGGCCGACCCTCTCTCCGTTTGAAATCATGCGCTCAGCGATCTATGTCCACACCGCCCGCCGTTTTCTCCCTGACTTCGGCGGTGGAGACATCTCCCCAACCACGGCCTTGTATATGGCAACACTGGGAGGCGCAAAGGCGTTAGGACTGGACGACAAAATCGGCAGCCTTGCATGCGGCAAAGAGGCGGACTTCATCGTGGTGAATCCACAAAGACTCAGCCCATTGTCGACAGAAAAAGCGATGGACATCTCCCCGGACACGCTTATCTCCCGCATGATCTTTCGGGGGGATGACCGTATCGTTGAGCAGACCTACGTTCGGGGAGTCCTCTGCCACGATCGCAGTTCGCACGGAAACAACGAGAGGTAA
- a CDS encoding putative Mce family protein (Evidence 3 : Function proposed based on presence of conserved amino acid motif, structural feature or limited homology), translated as MAEREQWMRLRVGIFVLGLLTLFIVFVLTIGSRSRIFERHYTLHAFFSNIEGLNVGAPVRLAGTSVGSVDDITFSKDLASKKIRVTMSLDARLQDRIREDSIASIETVGLVGDKVLELTVGSPDKPTLPPGATIASVDPPDYAKLLQKGDQIVNNVVKISDALNQLVGGGGAEARQDLAKGIASFNRIMSEIEQGTGLLHALVYEKRSGNILKELSDTTVALQQLAHLMKQFQNQKGLAHVLFADPRAESIMADLDQTSKNLKSVSGRLAQGEGTLGALIDDPTLYEDLSSLLRGANRSRILRSLIRSTRRSGAPVEPQ; from the coding sequence ATGGCGGAACGTGAGCAGTGGATGCGGTTGCGTGTGGGAATCTTTGTTCTGGGACTCCTGACTCTTTTCATCGTGTTCGTTCTGACTATCGGAAGCCGGAGCCGGATCTTCGAACGCCACTACACTCTGCACGCCTTTTTCAGCAACATCGAGGGACTCAATGTTGGCGCGCCGGTCCGTCTCGCCGGTACCTCCGTCGGTTCCGTCGATGACATTACCTTCAGTAAGGACCTTGCCAGCAAGAAGATCCGGGTCACCATGAGTCTGGACGCCAGGCTTCAGGACCGAATACGGGAGGATTCGATTGCGAGCATTGAGACCGTTGGGCTGGTCGGAGACAAGGTGCTCGAGTTAACGGTGGGCAGTCCTGATAAGCCGACCCTGCCCCCAGGGGCGACGATTGCGAGCGTCGATCCGCCCGACTATGCCAAACTGCTTCAGAAAGGCGATCAGATCGTGAACAATGTGGTGAAGATCTCAGACGCCTTGAACCAGCTCGTGGGCGGCGGCGGGGCAGAAGCGCGGCAGGATCTGGCCAAGGGCATCGCCTCCTTCAACCGGATTATGAGCGAGATCGAACAGGGGACCGGACTGCTCCACGCGCTGGTCTATGAGAAGCGCTCGGGCAACATCCTGAAGGAGTTGTCTGACACGACCGTCGCCCTTCAACAGTTGGCACATTTAATGAAGCAGTTTCAGAATCAAAAGGGGTTGGCGCACGTCCTGTTTGCAGATCCACGAGCCGAATCGATCATGGCCGATCTCGATCAGACCTCCAAGAATCTCAAGTCGGTCTCCGGCCGCCTGGCTCAAGGGGAGGGGACGCTTGGCGCCCTCATCGACGACCCTACGCTGTATGAGGATCTGTCGTCGCTCCTGCGTGGGGCCAATCGCAGCCGGATCCTGCGAAGCCTGATCCGGTCCACTCGGCGGTCCGGCGCCCCGGTTGAGCCTCAATGA